In one Chitinophaga sancti genomic region, the following are encoded:
- a CDS encoding tetratricopeptide repeat protein, which yields MKKLLVSFVFCSAGLAAVAQRAKVNSAEEALKSKDYAKATADIQAALENDKTKNDAKTYYVKGKILEAQAAEHKSSAEALEAFEAYKKALEINPKLPDALLELNQRMFNLYATVGNAGYGNLNDQKWDSAYTHFKEAFSIAEFYNSKSLGGSIPTDTSMTFYTGYAASQAGQKDDAITYLRKAADLQFKTEPALYVILAQAYEEKGQNDNWLKAIEEGKTAFPKDKRFNDMEMIYYSKTGKTSELLSILEKKMAENPNDFNTVLDYGIRVDNVANPRAEDGKDAAKPANYEELMGKAENAYKKAIELKADDATANFQLGALYFNRAVGFNKELNDMDSKQQNSPKAKELQTKVQALMDQSLPYFEKADLNFTAKASSLDASDKQTYQSCLYALQKIYAIKNDNAKVEATKKKLDSLN from the coding sequence ATGAAAAAACTGTTGGTATCATTTGTCTTTTGCAGTGCAGGATTAGCGGCTGTCGCTCAGCGAGCTAAAGTGAATAGTGCAGAAGAAGCCTTGAAAAGCAAAGACTACGCAAAGGCTACTGCTGATATTCAGGCTGCCCTGGAAAATGATAAGACCAAGAATGATGCAAAGACTTATTATGTAAAAGGTAAGATCCTGGAAGCACAGGCCGCCGAGCATAAGAGCTCTGCTGAAGCACTGGAAGCATTCGAGGCATATAAGAAAGCACTGGAAATCAATCCTAAACTGCCAGATGCGCTGTTGGAACTGAATCAGCGCATGTTTAACCTGTACGCTACCGTTGGTAACGCAGGTTATGGCAATCTGAACGATCAGAAATGGGATTCTGCATATACACACTTCAAAGAAGCGTTCTCTATCGCAGAATTCTACAACAGTAAGAGCCTGGGTGGTTCTATCCCAACTGATACATCTATGACTTTCTATACTGGTTATGCAGCTAGCCAGGCGGGTCAGAAAGATGATGCGATCACTTACCTGAGAAAAGCAGCTGATCTGCAGTTCAAAACTGAACCAGCTCTGTATGTAATCCTGGCACAGGCTTACGAAGAGAAAGGTCAGAACGACAACTGGCTGAAAGCTATCGAAGAAGGTAAAACTGCTTTCCCTAAAGACAAGCGTTTTAACGATATGGAGATGATCTACTACTCTAAGACCGGCAAGACAAGTGAACTGCTGAGCATCCTGGAGAAGAAGATGGCAGAAAATCCAAACGACTTTAACACCGTACTGGATTACGGTATCCGTGTTGATAACGTAGCTAACCCACGTGCAGAAGATGGTAAAGATGCTGCTAAACCAGCTAATTACGAAGAACTGATGGGTAAAGCTGAAAATGCTTATAAGAAAGCGATCGAACTGAAAGCTGATGATGCAACTGCAAACTTCCAGCTGGGTGCACTGTACTTCAACCGTGCGGTTGGTTTCAACAAGGAACTGAACGATATGGATAGCAAGCAGCAGAATTCACCTAAGGCGAAAGAATTGCAGACAAAAGTACAGGCGCTGATGGATCAGTCACTGCCTTATTTTGAGAAAGCTGACCTGAACTTCACTGCTAAAGCATCTTCACTGGATGCGAGCGACAAGCAGACCTACCAGAGCTGCCTGTATGCATTGCAGAAGATCTATGCGATCAAGAATGATAATGCTAAGGTAGAAGCTACTAAGAAGAAACTGGATTCACTGAACTAA